DNA sequence from the Glycine soja cultivar W05 chromosome 18, ASM419377v2, whole genome shotgun sequence genome:
ATTTGACtgcacttttgttttcttcaaaattttgatTGGGGACATGAGCTGCCATATATGcttctttcattaatttttcttggtgaagctcatatttttatttgtataattacATCGATATTGTTATGTGTCTGTTGTGTATAGAGAACTTCAACTGCATTTATATATAAACtgatatttttaatacaatagaatattcttatcatatttttattatattttattgctATTAAATCgcttaattatttgatattttctctTGTCTCTTCCGAATTtgtaaaaaacttatataaaatatttatacagctataatttctctttttttttatttagccaactattttgttttaacaatcgttttaattaagaaataaaacgtttttcaatttgagaaaatactttaaccatttttttttcagaatctTGATCTATgccaactaattaattaagcaaATGATCatcatatatacacatatattacTTATTAAAGTCCCAATATAACTCTTTTCAAACAGAAAATTGGTCAATTTTTTGAAGAGGATTTTAGTTggaattaatttcaataaaagtACAAACTATTGttggaaaatataaaatattgttcaGAATCGGCtatttcttatataatatatcaatGAAGGCAACAATTAAAATATGACAAGCTAAGGTAGGTTAAccactttaattttattagtactATTTAAACGTTTAAAATTGACACTCATTATCTCTAACACACACttactcttattttatttttttcatatacacgttttaaaaatatatcataaagtTATAAGAAATAGCATATTATCCCATTTTGGgttcacaaaacatttcaatccactaaaattaaagaaaacaatatgctatggtgttaattatattttagattgatTTGTCAATGACATGTGTGACTCACACATTTAATGCCGTCGTTAATTAGGTGTCACGGTCGAAGTGACTTGTGAAGTTGGGAGCAAGACCATAAAGGCTTATGGCAAAACTAAGACTAATGGAAAGTATAGCATTGCTGTTGAAGGCTTTGACTATGTCAAATATGGAGCCACAGTTTGCAAGGCTAAACTCCATGCTCCTCCCAAGGGCTCACGCTGTAACATACCCACAAAGCTTAATGAAGGAACCAAACTGAAGGTGAAGTCCAAGGACAAGTATGAAGTTGTACTCAAGGCTAAGCCGTTTGCTTATGCTCCTGAAAAGCCATATGATTGCAAAAAGTCCAAGCCCGAGCCTTCACCTACTCCTTATCACAAACCATATTATTACAACTCTCCCCCACCCCCTTCACCCTCACCACACCCATACTCTCCTTACAAGTcaccacctccaccaccaccctCATACTATTATAAATCCCCTCCTCCACCTTCTTATTACTACAAGAGCCCTCCTTCATCATCACCATCACCTCCTCCTCCATATTACTATAAAtccccaccaccaccatcaccatcCCCACCTGCACCTTACTATTATAaatctcctcctccaccacccaaAGATCCTTACCATCCTCCTTACTATTACAAGAGCCCCCCTCCACCTTcaccttctcctcctccttcaTATTATTACAAATCTCCTCCTCCACCTAAAGAAATATCACACCCTCCTTACTACTACAAGTCACCTCCTCCACCATCCCCATCACCACCTCCTCCCTATTACTATAAATCACCTCCTCCACCATCCCCATCACCACCACCTCCCTATTACTACAAGTCACCTCCACCACCAGACCCATCACCACCACCTCCATACTACTACAAGTCTCCACCCCCACCATCCCCATCACCACCACCTCCATACTATTACAAGTCACCCCCACCTCCATctccatcaccaccaccaccttacTACTACAAATCACCTCCTCCACCATCCCCATCACCACCACCTCCATACTACTACAAGTCACCTCCACCACCAGACCCATCACCACCACCTCCCTACTACTACAAGTCTCCACCCCCACCATccccatcaccaccaccaccttacTACTACAAGTCACCTCCTCCACCATCCCCATCACCACCACCTCCATACTACTACAAGTCTCCACCCCCACCATCTCCATCACCACCACCTCCATACTACTACAAGTCACCTCCACCACCAGACCCATCACCACCACCTCCCTACTACTACAAGTCTCCACCCCCACCATCTCCATCACCACCACCTCCTTATTACTACAAGTCACCTCCTCCACCATCCCCATCACCACCACCTCCTTATTACTACaagtcaccaccaccaccagaccCATCACCACCACCTCCCTACTATTACAGGTCACCCCCACCACCATCTCCATCGCCCCCACCACCCTATTACTACAAGTCACCTCCACCTCCATCACCTTCTCCACCACCTCCTTACTACTACAAGAGTCCTCCTCCACCATCTCCCGTGTCTCATCCTCCCTACTACTACAAATCTCCTCCACCATCAACGCCGTCTCCCCCACCTCCTTACCAGTACGTGAGTCCTCCACCACCAACCAAATCTCCTCCACCACCTATCTACAAGTAATCTTGGAATTAAGCAGAAGCAGCAACAAGTCATGTAAGTTATTAATCTTAAaatagatagatatttatttaatgtacaTTCATAAATCTAAAAGTATTGAAAACTTTTACTTATTTCAGGTTCTAGTATTCATTGTGGAATAAAGTCCAGTTCCATTTGGAGCAAAGTTAAGCCTTTAATTTGTTGTACAAGTTCTTTGAATAAGAGTTTGAATATATCGTCTCTAAGCTACAATCTTCACGACTCAAATGAGGTTGCTTCGATTTATTTGGTAGCCATCTTTCACATCTTGTTGGTACTAAGTTCAAGGGAGCAACAAACCAAAATGAGGAAGCAAGATTTGAAATGTTGATGCCAATGCAGGCTTTTAGAGATTTCTTATTTGTTTCTTTGTAGATTAATATGGTTGATAGTGTatgattgcattcaaattattgtgaaaattcttttaattatatcttCTTGTGTTGTTtgcaataaaattttcaatatttgaCGTAAAAAAGCATAATAATATGCATATACATATTATGCATAACATCACAATCGTCTCATTACAATTGTggtataagaaaaaaatcatctcaaaataattattattttaatttttcaatatattatttattatttcatttcactcatatcttttataatattaatgataaataataaaatttataaattaatcaatagGCAGTCTGTGCCGAactgctttttttttatttttttaaataaaaagaaagataataaaaGTGAGTGGATGATTTGTAAAAGAAACTATATGAATAAAATAGTAACTTAAAATGTAGTTCTATGAATAAAAtggtcataaaaatatatatatcaaaacatcttattcattttatatatatagttataaatatttgatagtcAGAAATAGATCAGTGGTGGTGTTAAATTAGAAAGACAGAAGAATATGATGGTGGCATATGGGCGTGCGTTGGGTGTGGCATTTTTTATGCTTATATTATATGAGAAAGTCAAGTACCCCGCCAATAAAAGTAAATACTATGTTTATTCTCAGTTaccaaaatttaacatggaatgtgtgtacatatatatactttcaGTTCCTTTTAAACAACTATGCATGAGCCTGATTTTGTAACATATATtatgaacataatttttatttttgaaactataaaataaatatattaatataatgcaaacaatttaattattcattaaatataattagtttgttatattttactaaattgattcaaaactAATTAGATAATATCTTGTTATATTTGAttgattcaaaattaattaaatattttttattaaatttgattaatttaaaatttattagataatattttatttattcatttaaattaatttaaaattaattatacgatatttgattatatttaattacaacattataagtttataaatattataatattaaaataatttacatgaaaatataattttataatatcataatattaaaataaattatttaaattagcgATGTggtaaaaaatgagaaaaaataggataataataagaaaacttatacaatatatttaactattattcaaattttctaaaaacaatatgtttataattattttcataagaaGTACAGTAAGTTTACAATCAATTTCACAGAAAAAATTATTctcatttatttacaaattaatattttcaggAGTCTTTAGTgttcacaaaatatttttattttcttttgttaaacatgataatttttattaaaccacGTACTTTCGTAAACTAGTCAAAAGCTTGTTTTTCTAAATGTCACATACATggtaaataaattgaaatgaaagaaacgattaaaaatatttaataaattaaataaagtatattttttaattagtatccTAATAACATTAATGATcaaaattcttgttattattagGAGAATATTAATGAGTATTCTCaaattatggttttttttaGACAATAGGACAGCAAAATTCCTCCAAAAAATTCAGCATTTAACAAAGTTATATATCCGTAACTTAAATTCAAGGTTTCTTATTAAATTGAAACAACCAACATTAATTGATTCAATCACTTGATAGTCAAATTAtggtttaaaaaaacaaaaattgtttaatataaatatttatattaaaaataaaaaatctaaaatgttACTTAAAGATCTaatgaaaatttttataaacCAATGTCTAACGCTAAAACCAATGCAAACGGTATGACTTTCATAAATTAGTACAACCCACTGTTTATGAAAACCATTCACCTGATAATTTAACAGGGTAAACTAAGCACAGTTATGGATTGCAAatgagattaatttttaattcaatagaTTAAAGAATATTCGTGGTTTTTAAtttcgaaaaaaaaagaattgtggTTTCCATAagtatttttgtgtgtgtgtgtgataagTATGTTTATTGCATACGAAATGAACTTCATTTTTAGTAGAACCTAAAAATTAGATTTGGATATTAAAATTGATCCATCAAATATTAACTAGATTTAAAACAGTTTGGAAAGGTGTGGCCATGGAGGCGGATTGGTTTAGAGAAATTGAATCTTTTGCACATGagaagtttaatttcaagctttGATGTAGGTTTTGGATGGGTTAAGATGCTCTCTATTTTTTTCCCTCtccattttttctattattaaagtttttgacaaataaataaaattgacatGAGCaccatttatttttctaaagccatagaaatgaagagaaaaaaaaaataaacaggaTATTTCCCCATTTTGGATATATAGGTATCATCAAGTTTTGATGCATATGTTAGGCAAATACCAAGCTTTAATATAGGATGTTGGACAGATATGGAGCTTTGATGCAGGAAAAGTAAATGAGTTGGGAAGTTACCAAGTTTTGATGCAGCTATAGGGCTAATTATTAGACGCTGAACGGCAAACATCTGAACACAAGTTCTCCTCGTTCGGTTCTAAAATAGTTGtcgttaaaattaattttatattattattaatttattgataaattttattatttatcattaatattaatattagaagagatataaaaaaataattaatgttttattaaaaacaaaatcatacttattttgaaataattttttttacatgacaattataataaaggagaaaaatatGAGATTGTGATGTAATGCAATACTAAAAATtaacaacaataattatttatcacaaaTTCGATTAAACAGCTAGAGTTGAATTCAGAGACGTAATACACGGCATTGACTGCCATTTAACAATGAAGGGACTAACATGGTTCTTAACTtgacaacagcaacaacaacaacaaaatggtTCTTAACTAGAATATGCACGGTAACAGTAGTAAGACGCAGATGGGAACATatgcaaattttaatttaagttacTTAGAGTGTCATTCTTCATTTATGATTTAGGGTATtgtataaaacaattattatttcatattCACACATTCACGTGcatgtaatttttcttgtttttttcttcttctccttattAAGTCACCTCCACCACTAGATCCATCACCTCCACCTCTCTACTACTACAAATCACCTCCTCTACCTCGGTATTATTACAAGTTGttggttaattttaaaaatcgagataatcctggataaatctgaagtcgtgtataaacactttcagattaaatcaaatttcggggttcaaccaaaattgttcaatcggataaaatcagaagattataattcaagagttttgttttggtcttgtgagtttttcacatgttatgctttctgaaccagaatgattatttataatcaaagaacaggtggtttttggcggttgatggaagttttttctattttaaaaactgtcgttgatggaagttttagtaacttccatgtaacttccaaccgttgatggaagtttttgtaacttccatgtaacttccaacctttgcctaaaccgaacatctcgttattacattaaaacaagcgtgcactcttattttaacataataaagagatcaattacactaaaatgtccaacacaAGTCACCCCACCACCTTCTCCATCAGCACCGCCACCCTATTATTACAAGTCACCTCAACCTTCACCTCATTATTACTACAAGAGTCCTCCTCCACCATCTCCCATTAGTCCTCCACCGCCAACCAAGTCTCCTCCACCACCGGTTTACATCTATGCTTCTCCTCCGCCACCCATCTACTAGTAAGCTTCAAATTAAGCATAAGCACAAACCACAACATGTAAGTTATTAatctcaaaatatatatttatctatttaatgttcatttaaaatctTGAAAGTAttgaaaactttaattttatttcaggtTCTAGTACTATTCATCCTAGAATAAAGTCAAGTTCCATTTAGAGCAGATTCAAGCATCTTATTTGTTGTACAAGTTCTTTGAATAAGATCCAGTCTGAATGTATCATCTTTAAGCTACAATCTTCATGACTCGAATGAGTTTGCTTCTATTTATTTGGTAGCCATCGCACATATTGTTTATACGTACTAAGTTCAAGGCAGCGACAAATCAAGACGAGGAAGTAAGATTTGAAATGTTGATGCCAATGCAGGTTGCTTTTAGCGATTTCTCATTTGTTTTTGTAGATTAATATTGTCTATGGTTTatgattgcattcaaattatGGTGAAATTCTTTTATCCTCTTGTGTTGTTTGCAATAATATTgtcaatatttgttttataaaggAGCATAATAATTTGCATATCCCCTAAATCTTAATCGTGTTTCtttccaaaattttatataagagGTACTGCAGTTTTAAGTATCTTTTATGTAaatctatttttctatttatatatagaGAGGGGAGAGACTTTAAACCTAATTTCAAATAATTAGTTTTTGTGAAGAATTAACAATATAAAAGCAAATATATTCTAAGGATATGATTTTGAGAGAGGAATTTtggagagaaagcaaaaagaggataaatatatttatttataaattacaaaaatcatatagtatttataaaaataaacaagagtAGAACATTAAacctaaatattaatatattatttatttattttattgtttttttcaaattggAAAGTATTCATACTTTTGTTATGAAATGTGGGTCCATACATTTTTACCATCATATCAAAGAAATTAAGTTCCTTGTTCAAGAAAAAAGTTGGCTCACCATGAGAGAGAACGAGAAGCATGGTGTCTCATCACACAATAACCAAAGAGATAGTAGTGATGATTAATGAAAGAGACACTCgtgttttttctatttatttttgacATATTCTAACTGTTTTTGGATGATAGAAAGCATGTTTAAaggttaaattttaaacaaaatttttggtagtaaaaaattatcattgtaagttttttttttatcatattagaGATTATGTGGTCTTAACGGAACTAAAAAAACCATTACCTAACTTTGAGGAATAAAAATTTGACTTTTAACTTGAGGAAGtaaaatagatatattttcatatttgaggattaaaaatatatttaaatttaaaaaatattacataaaatgttaattatttatgactAATTAACGTACAAAGTATACTTAAgtgtgaaattttaaataatctatatataaaatgtaaGGCATCGTTTTGAGTTagtcaaaattttctaatttataacTTAGTactataattgaaaaataaatactcACTCTAAATTTTCAAGAATCACATCAATATATTTCctaatttttccattcttctttgttTCTCTCAAATGATCTTTTTCAACCATGTGACTAATCACATCtagtttaatataaaaaaagtaagaattcaataaaaataatatactatcaaaaaattcaaaccatgtaacaatttaagaattaaaaagtaaatatagtTTAAAACTCACCCATCAAATATGTTTCATCAAAGacaaaaagtattttttgaaaatggaataaatttataatagttCATCAGAATATTGTCACACTTGGTCTCTGTTACTTTatgaaatttaacttttatttgtgATTAGTAACTCTCGATTTTTTTAATGGATTGTCACCAACgaattcattatatatattttgcctTTATGGTGAATCTTTTCAAATGAAGTTATATAATTCTTCTTTATAGTAACATGAATTTTagtagactaaaaaaataaaaatagatcaaataaagaagaaaattaaaaaaagaagaagtttaCATTACTTGACTTCTATTAATGAAATCGATACTCAACTACAATCTTGATAAGATTGATCGAAAAGAGACCAGTTTCATAAAAGATCATATACGTGGTGGACGTATTATTATCCTTTATTCTTTTAAGTTTGAAACAGTGACTATATCATTTTCGTAAATTCTTATTATTCTCTGCCAGTTTTGTGgtggtataaaaaaaaaattactaataattcCAACTTTTATGTCCATTTGCGAATTTCTTTAATTAGATTAAGTTAGCCTAAGATTGCTAACTACAAATAGCTTCTAGACTTTTTTTTACCCCATTGAAATAAACTAAGATGCACCATGGAAATACGTACTCTAGTATTTCTATGAAGAAAACTCTGTATCAGCTGTTTTCAGAAGGCGTCAAAAGTCTAGTCCGATAGAAGTGAAGGGTCAGAATTGGCATACCCCCAAGAATCGATCAACATAAATAATAGATATtcgcatttttttaattaaatgatacaTGGAAATATTAATTGACTcttgattataaaataaattatattaaaaaaaatattcattttttatatgttcACAATCTCAATGAAAATTTgtcatggtaaaaaaaaagattggcaTAGGAacatgtttcaattttttttccagaacaaaaagtaaaatatatacttTCCTTTTCCTTGTCAACACAAGCTGGGTTGCTTTGaactcaaaaacaaaaagcatcataaaataaaaaagacggTTGATCCACTAAGAAATAATAGTAAGAGATTAAGTTGGGACATTGGTGTCATTGTGTCAACAGAGACAAGGACTTGAAGCCGTTCATCAAATGCCCCCTACACTCACATCATTATATACTTTCAATTTAATGGcctataataataaaagtataggcaataaaagaatcatttttgcagtaactaatttttaataaaaaaaggtaattGTTCCCCGCGTGTAAGTTGCGCTGTCTTGCTCGTCCTTTATGCTCCCGTTTGAGATTAACTCCGAAattgtagagagagagagagagagcgtttttgtgtttttctctgttacaacttattattattattattgtttgggACACAACTCAGAGAGTTCTTGCGAATTtgcaatctctctctctctctctctctaacgtTGGTCTTTCCTTTCCCCTTTCTGCCGACGATTTTGGTTGTCTCCTTTGGATCAGGTTCGTTCGTTCGTTTGATCTCTCAGATCAGATCTGGATACCTTTTCATTGCAACTTCTTCGATCtcctttcattctttttttttttttatgcattattaTTATTCGCTCTCTCTTCGTggccgatttttttttttttttaatttcatcctTAGATTTGGGATTTGATTTAGCTCCGCTCTATCTCTTTGGTTGAATCATGTTTTGGATCTTCTGGTTGTTTTCTGTTATTCCTATGACAGTGTTTCATTcaatgtgttttaatttttttcaagtttgaTAGTCCACAAGGTGAGATTTGAGATGTGATTCAGGATAATAAGGCTCTCCTCTTCTTATAAACGTTTTCAGAATTAAGATTGAtctcagaagaagaagaagattcatGTTGGACTTATTTTTGGATTCCTTTGTTGATCTTATATAattgtgtttgaattttgaGGTTATGATTATTGCTTTATACATGTTTCATTTCACTGGTTATATTATTTACCGTGCTGACTGCAAACATTCATAATTGCTTTTTACTGCTGTCTGGCTTATTTGATAAATGTATCAAGTTTCTGACTAGCTGGCATCTTCTGACAATTATTGTAAACCGctgtattaaattataaatattaatacaacaacaaacagATAATAATGCTTGAAAACATCCTCTTGGAATCCAAGTGGCCATTATATTGTTGGGAAACTCTAAGCTTTTCTTGAACCaatgtgtgaatttttttttcaagcgaGCTTCATTTGTACATTGCAGTTAGGGCCCTTTGTGCTGGTTTGTAGCTTTTGCTGAATACCAGCAATAATGAAGAAGGTTATTGGTCAAACTGTTAGGGACCTGTAAGTATAATTGTTCATTATTTATTAGCATATGATTCGATGTCAtgtataaaattgttattttgggTGTTTATCACTATTTTAGTGGCCAATTGTATTTCGTAAATGTTCTACTCTTCATTGTATTCTTGCAGTAAAAGAGAAGTAAATAAGAAAGTGCTGAAAGTTCCTGGGATTGAACAgaaggtatatttttttaaaaaagtttgctATGAAAATATGATTGCGCCAATAATAGCACGATAACTGTTGTAATGATCTATGCAAaatctaacttatttttatgtGATACTTGCTCATGAAATAGATCTTAATTACCCTTAAATTTATGTATCATAATCTTATTTTGCAAAATGTGAAGTAGATTCATTGCTTTCTCTCCCCTCTTCTAGGTTCTTGATGCTACCAGCAATGAACCATGGGGTCCTCATGGATCACTTCTTGCCGATATTGCTCAGGCAACCAGAAACCCGTAAGCTTGGTTACTTAATTGTGTGCTTGACATATTGTATATTTTTACTACATACTATCTCATTTTTAAGCACCCATGCAGTCATGAATACCAGATGATCATGTCAGTAATCTGGAAGCGAATTAATGACACTGGCAAGAATTGGCGACATGTCTACAAGGTTTTGATCAaactattttatgttttagataCAATTGCTAGCAGATGCTGCTAATCTTGTTTATTCTTGTTGTTACCATCAACTCGACAGTGTACATGCCAATTTGTGAAATCCGTCTTAATACTCATTTATATCCTTTGCAGTAATGATGGGTTGTTGCACATTAAgaattatcttttttgtttttttgcattTGCTGTTGATCTTACTTTCTTAAATTATGTGTTTCTGTATTAACTGCCCTTTGTTAAACATCAGGCTTTGACAGTACTAGAGTACTTGGTGGCTCATGGGTCAGAGCGAGTGATAGATGAGATCAGAGAACATGCTTATCAAATATCAGTAATTCCCATTTAGTCAATCctactttaaatttatatacttaGTTATTGCAATGCAGGTGCCTAGTTTTGTTGAGATgatctaaaatttattatgtgacCTGATAACATTGTAATCATCATATGAACAGACATTGTCCGATTTTCAATATATTGATTCCAGTGGAAGAGATCAAGGAAACAATGTCAGGAAGAAATCTCAAAGTCTGGTTATCCTTGTGAATGATAAAGAAAGAATCATAGAAGTTAGGCAGAAGGCTGCTGCTAACAGGGACAAGTAAGTCTCCTCTCATTAATTCTATTGatattttctacttttttattttccagttgtgttataaattttatatatacctCCTTGATTATCAAGCATAAGACATTGCATTAgtagatattttctttttatctttcctGAGTTTTAGAATATGATAATCTGTATGTCCTTTTAGTTTCTGGATTATAGATCTAAACTACACAGTGAAATttgtgtgaatgtatgtatgtgAGTATCTCAATCTCTTGGAGATATTAACTGTCTTATATGAATCACCAGGTTTCGCAACAATGCAGCAGGTGGAATGTATAGACCTGGTTCACATTCAAGCAGTGGAGCCTATGGTGACCGATATGATGATGATCGTTATGGAAGCAGGGAGGAAGATAGAAATGGCTATGGTTatggaagagaaagagaatggGGCAATAGAGATGATGATCAACATAGTCGTGATGGAGATCGTTATGGCAGAGATTATGAGGATCGTTATGGCAGGGATGGTTACAGAGATGACGACTACAGGGGAAGAAGCCGAAGCGTTGATTACCAATATGACACA
Encoded proteins:
- the LOC114396690 gene encoding extensin-2-like — encoded protein: MTAGSYDPHRRGHLGPLMAIALAIVLISFNVGSVAADPYIYSSPPPPYEYKSPPPPSPSPPPPPPYEHKDPHYQYKSPPPPPPYYYKSPPPPSPSPPPPYYYKSPPPPSPSPPPPYYYKSPPPPSPSPPPPYYYKSPPPPSPSPPPPYYYKSPPPPSPSPPPPYYYKSPPPPDPSPPPPYYYKSPPPPSPSPPPPYYYKSPPPPSPSPPPPYYYKSPPPPSPSPPPPYYYKSPPPPDPSPPPPYYYKSPPPPSPSPPPPYYYKSPPPPSPSPPPPYYYKSPPPPSPSPPPPYYYKSPPPPEKSTAPTPYYYKSPPPPSPSPPVPYYYKSPPPPSPYPPHVPYYYNSPPPPVVYPPYTPYHHPLIVKVVGKVYCYRCYDWKYPQKSHNKKHLKGVTVEVTCEVGSKTIKAYGKTKTNGKYSIAVEGFDYVKYGATVCKAKLHAPPKGSRCNIPTKLNEGTKLKVKSKDKYEVVLKAKPFAYAPEKPYDCKKSKPEPSPTPYHKPYYYNSPPPPSPSPHPYSPYKSPPPPPPSYYYKSPPPPSYYYKSPPSSSPSPPPPYYYKSPPPPSPSPPAPYYYKSPPPPPKDPYHPPYYYKSPPPPSPSPPPSYYYKSPPPPKEISHPPYYYKSPPPPSPSPPPPYYYKSPPPPSPSPPPPYYYKSPPPPDPSPPPPYYYKSPPPPSPSPPPPYYYKSPPPPSPSPPPPYYYKSPPPPSPSPPPPYYYKSPPPPDPSPPPPYYYKSPPPPSPSPPPPYYYKSPPPPSPSPPPPYYYKSPPPPSPSPPPPYYYKSPPPPDPSPPPPYYYKSPPPPSPSPPPPYYYKSPPPPSPSPPPPYYYKSPPPPDPSPPPPYYYRSPPPPSPSPPPPYYYKSPPPPSPSPPPPYYYKSPPPPSPVSHPPYYYKSPPPSTPSPPPPYQYVSPPPPTKSPPPPIYK